Proteins co-encoded in one Prunus persica cultivar Lovell chromosome G6, Prunus_persica_NCBIv2, whole genome shotgun sequence genomic window:
- the LOC18773460 gene encoding dnaJ protein homolog, translated as MFGRAPKKSDNTRYYEILGVSQNASHDDLKKAYKKAAIKNHPDKGGDPEKFKELAQAYDVLSDPEKREIYDQYGEDALKEGMGGGGGGHDPFDIFSSFFGGSPFGGGGSSRGRRQRRGEDVVHSLKVSLEDIYLGTSKKLSLSRNVLCSKCNGKGSKSGASLKCAGCQGTGMKVTIRHLGPSMIQQMQHACNECKGTGETISDKDRCTQCKGEKVVQEKKVLEVIVEKGMQSGQKISFPGEADEAPETVTGDIVFIIHQKEHPKFKRKGEDLFVEHSLSLTEALCGFQFVLTHLDGRQLLIKSNPGEVVKPDSFKAINDEGMPLYQRPFMKGKLYIHFNVDFPESLNPEQVKALEAILPSKPGASQLTDMEVDECEETTLHDVNMEEEMRRKQQAQAEAYDEDDDMPGGAQRVQCAQQ; from the exons ATGTTCGGGAGGGCGCCGAAGAAGAGCGATAACACTCGGTACTATGAGATTTTGGGAGTGTCGCAGAACGCTTCTCATGACGACTTGAAGAAGGCTTACAAGAAAGCCGCCATCAAGAACCATCCTGACAAGGGTGGAGATCCTGAGAAA TTTAAAGAGTTGGCTCAGGCTTATGATGTTCTGAGTGACCCTGAGAAGCGTGAAATCTATGATCAGTATGGTGAGGATGCACTCAAGGAAGGAATGGGTGGCGGTGGTGGCGGCCACGACCCATTTGACATCTTCTCATCTTTCTTTGGTGGTAGCCCATTTGGAG GTGGTGGCAGTAGCAGAGGCCGAAGACAGAGACGCGGAGAAGATGTGGTCCACTCACTGAAGGTCTCTTTGGAGGACATCTATCTCGGGACCTCAAAGAAACTATCTTTATCGCGTAATGTGTTATGCTCCAAATGTAATGG TAAGGGGTCGAAATCTGGGGCTTCGTTGAAGTGTGCGGGCTGTCAAGGAACTGGTATGAAGGTCACAATCAGGCACCTTGGCCCCTCTATGATTCAACAGATGCAGCACGCTTGCAATGAGTGCAAAGGTACTGGAGAGACCATCAGTGACAAAGACCGATGCACGCAGTGCAAAGGAGAAAAGGTTGTTCAAGAGAAGAAGGTGTTGGAAGTCATTGTGGAGAAGGGTATGCAAAGTGGACAGAAGATCTCATTCCCTGGTGAAGCAGATGAAGCT CCTGAGACAGTCACTGGTGATATAGTGTTTATCATTCATCAAAAAGAACATCCAAAGTTCAAGAGAAAGGGTGAGGACCTTTTTGTGGAGCACTCTCTGTCCCTCACCGAGGCTCTCTGTGGCTTCCAGTTCGTTTTGACCCATTTGGATGGCAGGCAGCTGCTTATCAAATCAAACCCTGGTGAAGTTGTCAAGCCTG ATTCGTTTAAGGCGATCAATGATGAAGGGATGCCCCTCTACCAAAGGCCATTCATGAAGGGGAAGCTGTACATTCATTTCAATGTGGACTTCCCAGAGTCTCTGAACCCAGAGCAGGTCAAGGCTTTGGAAGCTATTCTTCCATCAAAGCCAGGAGCATCTCAGCTTACAGATATGGAGGTGGATGAGTGTGAGGAGACAACTCTGCATGATGTGAACATGGAGGAGGAGATGAGGAGGAAGCAGCAGGCTCAGGCGGAGGCTTATGACGAGGACGATGACATGCCTGGTGGTGCTCAGAGGGTGCAGTGCGCACAGCAGTGA